One Methylosarcina fibrata AML-C10 DNA segment encodes these proteins:
- a CDS encoding DUF6567 family protein, giving the protein MTNYLKLLPILALLTGCAAASSLPALSGLVPAQTGPQILTTTDVNLSEQNYKIVKADATGSSTGFSFLGLITLRSPLYQEAVTRLYQSANVSEGKAQALVNVMHEHTANYYLLFALPKITVRADVIEFTGRAEQHVQYEERMR; this is encoded by the coding sequence ATGACGAACTATTTGAAACTTCTGCCGATCCTGGCATTGCTGACCGGCTGCGCGGCGGCCTCTTCCCTTCCCGCCTTGTCGGGACTCGTTCCCGCCCAGACCGGACCCCAGATTCTAACGACGACGGACGTCAATTTATCAGAGCAGAATTACAAAATCGTGAAAGCCGATGCCACCGGCAGCAGCACGGGTTTCAGTTTTCTGGGGCTCATTACACTGAGATCGCCCCTTTACCAGGAAGCGGTCACCCGGCTCTACCAGTCGGCGAACGTTTCCGAGGGGAAAGCCCAGGCTCTGGTCAACGTGATGCACGAACACACTGCCAATTATTACCTTTTATTCGCTCTGCCAAAGATTACGGTGCGTGCGGATGTGATCGAATTTACCGGCCGGGCGGAGCAACATGTTCAATATGAGGAGCGTATGAGATAA
- a CDS encoding multicopper oxidase domain-containing protein, whose protein sequence is MTKRLIPLFIILSILLIGVAVFLVPRVREEAGVTPPETVYNRSGEAGGTEKPCPNDHPEWRQAQEIDGVRIEESLACEPDNPYDVAAAVKGTNNVSMATLMQTHLAQDALTLSDDLDGDGDPDIIRIKLEVVELNGATPDGNFPINTFDIAPGIRPGLWVYAPKSRGMALKNFNSTQANPLLRAPSPVIRVEQGDRVYVTLENTHYLPHTIHLHGVDHPWMTADGKDNDGVEEHAVFPGQIHTYEIRPRHAGTMLYHCHVQTAQHYLMGLNGLFVVEENRPNNWVQTFNVGAGQVRHPSVAVREKFNSEYDLFYQSLDKQLSQIVQDSNDPRLISKRMSREYNMTRSSENYFMLNGRSFPYTVRDGLVLASGDERIKLRVANAQRSSIALHIHGHKPTAIAYDGVDQPEGLQVTRDVIEIAPAQRVDLSLNTANDGLHSYGPGLWMFHDHVLTGTTTDGMEPGGNMAILAYKGLLDEQGMPKGHDELLDEIFDKNYYAKTQALFAKEEFAQLLGDAGSIEPDMIRLILFGLSAGLAVGLLLVVAIAVKRKSIQ, encoded by the coding sequence ATGACCAAAAGACTCATCCCGTTATTCATTATTCTCTCGATCTTATTAATCGGCGTTGCCGTTTTCCTGGTTCCTCGTGTCCGCGAGGAAGCGGGCGTCACTCCGCCGGAAACCGTTTACAACCGTTCAGGCGAGGCCGGCGGCACCGAAAAACCGTGTCCCAACGATCATCCCGAATGGCGGCAGGCTCAGGAAATCGACGGGGTACGAATCGAAGAGTCGCTGGCGTGCGAGCCCGACAATCCGTACGACGTCGCGGCCGCCGTCAAAGGCACCAACAACGTCTCGATGGCCACCCTGATGCAGACTCATCTTGCCCAGGATGCGCTGACCCTGTCCGACGATCTCGACGGCGACGGCGATCCCGATATTATCCGCATCAAACTGGAGGTTGTCGAGCTCAACGGCGCCACGCCGGACGGCAACTTTCCCATCAATACGTTCGACATCGCTCCCGGCATTCGACCCGGCCTGTGGGTGTATGCGCCGAAATCGCGGGGCATGGCATTAAAAAATTTCAACTCGACCCAGGCCAATCCCTTGCTGCGGGCGCCCTCCCCCGTGATTCGGGTGGAACAGGGCGACCGGGTGTACGTCACGCTGGAAAATACTCATTACCTGCCTCATACGATTCATCTGCACGGCGTCGACCATCCGTGGATGACCGCCGACGGCAAGGATAACGACGGCGTGGAAGAACATGCGGTGTTTCCGGGCCAGATCCATACTTATGAAATCCGGCCCCGCCATGCCGGCACGATGCTCTATCATTGCCACGTGCAGACCGCCCAGCATTATCTGATGGGGCTCAACGGTCTCTTCGTCGTCGAAGAAAACCGCCCCAACAATTGGGTGCAGACTTTCAATGTCGGGGCCGGCCAGGTTCGGCATCCTTCCGTGGCGGTACGGGAAAAATTCAACAGTGAATACGATCTGTTCTATCAGTCGCTCGACAAGCAACTGTCGCAAATCGTCCAGGACAGCAACGATCCAAGGCTTATTTCCAAACGAATGAGCCGGGAATACAACATGACCCGATCGAGCGAAAATTATTTCATGCTGAACGGCCGCTCCTTCCCTTATACGGTGCGGGACGGTTTGGTGCTCGCTTCAGGCGATGAACGCATCAAGCTGCGCGTGGCCAATGCTCAGCGCTCCTCGATAGCGCTTCACATCCACGGGCATAAACCCACCGCCATCGCCTACGACGGCGTGGATCAGCCTGAAGGTCTGCAAGTGACGCGCGACGTCATCGAAATCGCTCCGGCGCAGCGGGTGGACTTGAGCCTGAATACGGCCAACGACGGCTTGCACAGCTACGGTCCCGGCTTGTGGATGTTCCACGATCACGTGCTGACCGGCACCACGACCGACGGCATGGAGCCCGGCGGCAACATGGCGATTCTGGCGTATAAAGGACTGCTCGACGAACAGGGCATGCCCAAGGGCCACGATGAATTGCTCGACGAGATCTTCGACAAGAACTATTACGCCAAAACGCAAGCTCTCTTCGCCAAGGAGGAATTCGCTCAGTTGCTCGGCGATGCCGGGTCGATCGAGCCCGACATGATTCGGCTGATCCTGTTCGGCTTGAGCGCCGGTCTGGCCGTCGGTCTTCTCCTTGTTGTTGCGATCGCGGTGAAACGGAAATCAATCCAATGA
- a CDS encoding cupredoxin domain-containing protein yields MNTFQSRLLLALFIFGLGQPVHAMMDHHGMIMDEKGMIMNANEDKLPRDCPKLAGNIDITIRAGHKQAAKFPGKMFAFDRQQWDVAPCSKINITFVNEDDIRHQLMIHGLPGYLYPDGMFHLELYGKGELKASLIVPSQKKTYLVHCELPQHMEKGMKAQLKVGGGDGDLPSIPGISKPVRADVYPVDWNAPSVALLLFCLLVGAVLPYFVLKIR; encoded by the coding sequence ATGAACACATTTCAATCCCGGCTTCTTCTCGCTCTGTTCATTTTCGGTCTGGGACAGCCTGTCCATGCGATGATGGATCATCACGGCATGATCATGGACGAAAAAGGCATGATCATGAACGCCAACGAGGACAAACTTCCGCGCGATTGCCCGAAACTGGCCGGCAACATCGACATCACCATTCGCGCGGGCCACAAGCAGGCCGCAAAATTTCCCGGAAAAATGTTTGCTTTCGACCGACAGCAATGGGACGTGGCGCCCTGCTCGAAAATCAACATCACTTTCGTCAACGAGGACGACATCCGGCACCAGTTGATGATTCACGGACTGCCGGGCTATTTGTATCCCGACGGCATGTTCCATCTCGAACTTTACGGCAAAGGCGAATTGAAGGCCTCGCTGATCGTGCCCAGCCAGAAAAAGACCTATCTGGTGCACTGCGAACTGCCGCAGCACATGGAAAAAGGCATGAAAGCGCAGCTCAAAGTCGGCGGCGGCGACGGCGATTTACCCAGCATTCCCGGCATCAGCAAACCGGTCCGGGCCGACGTCTATCCGGTGGACTGGAACGCTCCGTCCGTGGCACTGCTCCTGTTTTGCTTGCTGGTCGGCGCGGTGCTGCCGTATTTCGTCTTGAAAATCAGATGA
- the eutC gene encoding ethanolamine ammonia-lyase subunit EutC — MSDTDDPLIIPDPWHGLKQFTPARIALGRAGMSQPTRAGLDFQLAHALARDAVQLPLDFAGLEQRLNDRGCRTVILQTRAESRQQYLQRPDLGRRLSEAAVACLDRNPFPEADAVVVVADGLSSQAIERHAVPFLDLLLPRLYEMGYRLPPVCLIKQGRVAIGDEVAAHYAARLCIVLIGERPGLSSPDSMGIYFTYRASPGISTDADRNCISNIHPHGLGYEQALRKLLYLIRESEKLQLSGVLLKDETSEDAPMALQKTGNFLLD; from the coding sequence ATGAGCGATACTGACGATCCTTTGATCATTCCCGATCCGTGGCACGGCCTGAAGCAGTTCACTCCCGCCCGAATTGCTCTGGGCCGGGCCGGCATGAGCCAGCCGACCCGAGCCGGCCTGGACTTTCAATTGGCGCATGCGCTGGCTCGGGATGCGGTCCAACTGCCGCTGGATTTTGCCGGGCTCGAACAGCGCCTGAACGATCGGGGCTGCCGCACGGTGATCCTGCAAACCCGGGCGGAAAGCCGGCAGCAGTATTTGCAGCGTCCGGACCTCGGGCGGCGTCTGAGCGAAGCCGCCGTGGCCTGCCTCGACCGGAACCCCTTTCCCGAGGCGGACGCCGTCGTCGTGGTCGCCGACGGTTTATCGTCGCAAGCCATCGAGCGCCATGCCGTTCCGTTCCTGGATTTGCTGCTGCCTCGTCTGTATGAAATGGGTTACCGCCTGCCGCCGGTCTGTCTGATAAAACAGGGACGGGTGGCGATCGGCGACGAAGTCGCGGCCCACTACGCGGCCAGACTGTGCATCGTCCTGATCGGGGAGAGGCCCGGTCTCAGTTCGCCCGACAGCATGGGCATTTATTTCACCTACCGGGCGAGCCCCGGCATCAGCACCGACGCCGACCGCAATTGCATTTCCAACATTCATCCACACGGGTTGGGTTACGAGCAGGCGTTGAGAAAGTTGCTGTATCTCATCCGGGAGTCCGAAAAATTGCAGCTTTCCGGGGTGCTATTGAAAGACGAAACCAGCGAAGACGCACCGATGGCTCTTCAGAAAACCGGAAATTTTTTACTCGATTGA
- a CDS encoding PIN domain-containing protein codes for MKYLLDTNACIVFLNKRSDRLKQRLEVCQPQEVVLCSVVKAKLLYEVMKRRNTHA; via the coding sequence ATGAAATATTTATTGGACACCAACGCTTGCATCGTTTTTCTGAACAAGCGTTCCGATCGGTTAAAACAGCGGCTGGAAGTGTGCCAGCCCCAGGAAGTCGTGTTGTGTTCCGTGGTTAAGGCGAAACTGCTTTATGAAGTAATGAAACGACGAAATACGCATGCTTAA
- a CDS encoding type II toxin-antitoxin system RelE/ParE family toxin gives MSCYFHPGAEAEHLESIAFFESRQNGLGVAYLAEFEGAMATVVQMPQRYRVERKPNIRSVSLARFPFKIIFRDMEGMVQILAVSHKRRRPDYWLNRL, from the coding sequence GTGAGTTGTTATTTTCATCCGGGAGCGGAAGCCGAGCACCTCGAATCCATTGCATTTTTCGAATCCCGGCAAAACGGTCTTGGCGTAGCGTATCTTGCTGAGTTCGAGGGGGCGATGGCAACTGTGGTTCAAATGCCGCAACGCTACCGCGTCGAACGTAAACCGAATATTCGCAGCGTTTCTCTTGCCCGGTTTCCGTTTAAAATCATTTTTCGCGATATGGAAGGCATGGTCCAGATTCTCGCAGTTTCTCACAAACGCCGTCGGCCTGACTATTGGTTGAACAGATTGTAA
- a CDS encoding addiction module protein yields the protein MDAATIEREALHLPLPERAKLVQKLLLSLENLTESELETAWLDEAERRAQEINEGLVQLIPAEEVSRKARALLK from the coding sequence ATGGATGCAGCCACAATCGAACGCGAAGCGTTACACTTGCCGCTTCCGGAGCGTGCCAAACTTGTGCAAAAATTACTGTTAAGCCTTGAAAATTTAACCGAATCCGAACTTGAAACGGCATGGCTTGACGAGGCGGAGCGCCGGGCCCAAGAAATAAATGAAGGACTTGTTCAACTCATTCCCGCCGAGGAAGTCAGCCGTAAAGCCAGAGCTTTATTGAAGTGA
- a CDS encoding ethanolamine ammonia-lyase subunit EutB, translating to MYKTSINQRVYDFKNLRNVMAKASPARSGDYLAGLGAADNLERVAAQSVLAEVPLKRFLNETLVPYELDEVTRLILDEHDGAAFAPVSHLTVGDFRNWLLSEQATTEKLTGIAPGLTPEMAAAVSKIMRIQDLILAAKKCRVITRFRNTLGLEHRFSTRLQPNHPTDHPAGVAAGILDGLLYGCGDAVIGINPASDNVEATMKLLHLLNDVIERYRIPTQACVLAHVTTTLKAVELGAPVDLVFQSIAGTQKANESFGINLNVLQEARLCALELRRGGRFENGTLGDNCLYFETGQGSALSADAHHGVDQQTCEARAYAVARKFKPLLVNTVVGFIGPEYLYDGKQIIRAGLEDHFCGKLLGLPMGCDVCYTNHAEADQDDMDTLLTLFAAAGGTFVMGVPGADDVMLNYQSTSFHDALYVRQLLGLRPAPEFEQWLRQHGIFNDLNRLQRPEVPALFRSSLQKSGEPGDERY from the coding sequence ATGTATAAAACTTCTATAAACCAGCGCGTCTACGATTTCAAGAATTTGCGCAACGTGATGGCCAAGGCGTCGCCGGCGCGGTCCGGCGATTATCTGGCCGGCCTCGGCGCGGCCGACAATCTGGAGCGAGTGGCTGCCCAATCGGTGCTGGCCGAGGTGCCGCTCAAACGGTTTCTCAATGAAACTTTGGTGCCGTACGAGCTGGACGAAGTCACGCGCCTGATTCTCGACGAGCACGACGGTGCCGCTTTTGCGCCGGTCAGCCATTTGACCGTCGGCGATTTTCGCAACTGGCTGCTGTCCGAACAGGCGACCACGGAAAAGCTGACCGGGATCGCTCCGGGCCTGACGCCGGAAATGGCGGCGGCGGTTTCCAAAATCATGCGCATCCAGGATCTGATTCTGGCCGCGAAAAAATGCCGGGTGATTACCCGCTTCCGCAACACCCTCGGCCTGGAGCACCGCTTCTCCACGCGCCTTCAGCCCAATCATCCGACCGATCATCCTGCCGGCGTCGCCGCCGGCATTCTGGACGGTCTGCTGTACGGCTGCGGCGATGCCGTCATCGGCATCAATCCGGCTTCGGACAACGTCGAAGCCACAATGAAGCTGCTGCATTTGCTGAATGACGTGATCGAGCGTTACCGGATACCGACGCAAGCCTGCGTGCTGGCGCACGTGACGACGACTCTGAAAGCCGTCGAATTGGGCGCGCCGGTTGATCTGGTCTTTCAATCCATCGCCGGCACCCAGAAAGCCAACGAGAGTTTCGGCATCAACCTGAACGTATTGCAGGAGGCGCGGCTGTGCGCGCTGGAACTTCGACGCGGTGGCCGGTTCGAAAACGGAACGTTGGGCGACAACTGTCTGTACTTCGAAACGGGGCAGGGCAGCGCGCTGTCCGCCGATGCCCATCACGGCGTGGACCAGCAAACCTGCGAAGCCCGGGCTTATGCCGTGGCGCGCAAATTCAAGCCGCTGCTGGTCAATACGGTGGTCGGCTTTATCGGGCCCGAATACCTTTACGACGGCAAGCAGATCATCCGAGCCGGGCTGGAGGATCATTTCTGCGGTAAGCTGCTGGGCCTGCCGATGGGCTGCGACGTCTGTTATACCAATCACGCCGAAGCCGATCAGGACGACATGGACACGCTGCTGACGCTGTTTGCCGCCGCCGGAGGCACTTTCGTGATGGGCGTACCCGGCGCGGACGACGTGATGCTCAACTACCAGTCCACGTCGTTTCATGATGCCCTGTACGTGCGCCAGTTGCTGGGGCTCCGGCCCGCGCCCGAATTCGAGCAATGGCTCCGGCAACACGGGATTTTCAACGATTTAAACCGCTTGCAGCGGCCGGAAGTGCCGGCGTTGTTCCGGTCGTCTTTACAAAAATCGGGAGAGCCGGGCGATGAGCGATACTGA